A stretch of the Streptomyces venezuelae genome encodes the following:
- a CDS encoding LysR family transcriptional regulator — MLNLERLRTLDALARHGSVSGAAEGLHVTTSAVSQQMAKLEREVGQPLLAKYGRGVRLTDAGRLLAGHAARIISQVELAQADVEAQRGCAVGELRIGAFPTAMRGLLPDTLTGLRADHPELRVRVREMEPAESMAAVVRGDLDLALAIDWYNKRMPVPGELVRAHLLDDAADVAVPASHPLAGRTEISLAEFAEDDWVSWNEGQFCHEWLVFTLRGTGIEPRIAHIAEEHHTQLAFVEAGLGVCVTPRLGRGPVPAGVRLLPVCDTVRRHVYVVWRADADRRPSIRAAVDALRATAARIEGRAGRVG; from the coding sequence ATGTTGAACCTGGAGCGCCTCCGCACCCTCGATGCCCTCGCCCGCCACGGCTCGGTCAGCGGCGCCGCCGAAGGACTGCACGTCACCACCTCGGCGGTGTCCCAGCAGATGGCCAAGCTGGAACGCGAGGTCGGCCAGCCGCTGCTGGCCAAGTACGGCCGAGGGGTGCGGCTGACCGACGCCGGACGGCTGCTCGCCGGCCATGCCGCGCGGATCATCTCCCAGGTGGAGCTCGCCCAGGCGGATGTGGAGGCCCAGCGCGGCTGTGCGGTGGGGGAGCTGCGGATCGGGGCGTTCCCCACCGCCATGCGGGGGCTGCTTCCGGACACCCTGACCGGGCTGCGGGCGGACCATCCGGAGCTGCGGGTGCGGGTGCGCGAGATGGAGCCGGCGGAGAGCATGGCCGCCGTGGTGCGCGGCGATCTCGATCTCGCGCTGGCGATCGACTGGTACAACAAGCGGATGCCCGTCCCGGGCGAACTGGTCCGGGCCCACCTCCTCGACGATGCGGCCGATGTGGCGGTCCCCGCCTCGCACCCCCTCGCCGGCCGCACCGAGATCTCCCTGGCGGAGTTCGCCGAGGACGACTGGGTCTCCTGGAACGAAGGCCAGTTCTGTCACGAGTGGCTGGTCTTCACGCTCCGCGGCACCGGTATCGAGCCGCGCATCGCGCACATCGCCGAGGAGCACCACACCCAGCTGGCCTTCGTGGAGGCGGGCCTCGGGGTGTGCGTCACGCCCCGGCTGGGCCGCGGCCCGGTACCGGCCGGAGTCCGGTTGCTGCCGGTCTGCGACACCGTACGGCGTCATGTGTACGTGGTCTGGCGGGCGGACGCCGACCGCAGGCCCTCCATCAGGGCGGCGGTGGACGCGCTGCGCGCCACGGCGGCGCGGATCGAAGGCCGAGCCGGCCGAGTCGGCTGA
- a CDS encoding DMT family transporter — MSYEIVGPRVGGMSAPTTTRSIRLRPSLATAAGTGRAALDWRIRFGVLSVIWGFSFLLIKVGTEGYAPFQVALGRVFFGALALLAVLLFRREPLPRGLRTWGHLAVAALLLNTVPFSLFAYAELSIPSSLAGICNATSPLWGMALSLVALSEDRPTRRRVAGLGLGFLGVLTVLGAWQGFAGVDAKGTALALLAALCYPIGWIYVRRTLADTPGSPVALTGGQLLLSTVQLALTSAVFTTAPASFPLWPTLSVIALGALGTGMALQMQYALVTEIGPTTAQMVTYFIPVIATTAGVLVLGEQLHWNTPVGAAIVLAGAALTQPRRRT; from the coding sequence TTGTCCTACGAGATCGTCGGGCCCAGAGTGGGGGGTATGAGCGCCCCCACCACCACCAGGTCGATCCGCCTCCGCCCCTCCCTCGCCACCGCGGCCGGCACCGGCCGCGCCGCCCTCGACTGGCGGATCCGGTTCGGCGTGCTCTCCGTGATCTGGGGCTTCAGCTTCCTCCTGATCAAGGTCGGCACCGAGGGCTACGCTCCGTTCCAGGTGGCCCTCGGCCGGGTCTTCTTCGGCGCGCTCGCGCTGCTCGCCGTCCTGTTGTTCCGGCGGGAACCGCTGCCGCGGGGGCTGCGCACCTGGGGTCATCTGGCGGTGGCCGCGCTGCTCCTCAACACCGTGCCGTTCTCACTGTTCGCGTACGCCGAACTGTCCATCCCCTCCAGCCTGGCCGGGATCTGCAACGCCACCTCGCCGCTGTGGGGCATGGCCCTCTCCCTGGTCGCCCTCTCCGAGGACCGCCCGACCCGCCGCCGGGTGGCCGGCCTGGGCCTCGGCTTCCTCGGGGTGCTCACCGTGCTCGGCGCCTGGCAGGGCTTCGCGGGGGTCGATGCGAAGGGCACCGCGCTCGCCCTGCTGGCCGCGCTCTGCTACCCGATCGGCTGGATCTACGTACGCCGCACCCTGGCGGACACCCCGGGGTCCCCGGTGGCGCTGACCGGCGGCCAGCTGCTGCTGTCGACCGTGCAGCTCGCCCTGACCAGCGCGGTCTTCACCACCGCCCCGGCCTCCTTCCCGCTCTGGCCGACCCTCTCGGTGATCGCCCTGGGCGCGCTGGGCACCGGCATGGCCCTGCAGATGCAGTACGCGCTCGTCACCGAGATCGGCCCGACCACCGCCCAGATGGTCACCTACTTCATCCCGGTCATCGCCACCACGGCCGGCGTCCTGGTCCTGGGCGAACAGCTCCACTGGAACACCCCGGTGGGCGCGGCCATCGTCCTGGCCGGCGCAGCCCTCACCCAGCCCCGCCGCCGGACCTGA